The Megalops cyprinoides isolate fMegCyp1 chromosome 10, fMegCyp1.pri, whole genome shotgun sequence genome window below encodes:
- the LOC118784539 gene encoding multiple epidermal growth factor-like domains protein 10: MVRSLKSYTTLLFLGSLLDFAWPLNPADPNVCSQWESYTTSIKESYAHPFDRVFEEPCSDAWSFYKCTRHRITYKTAYRQAVKMDYRKRYQCCPGYYESNNKCVPRCTKECVHGRCQAPDRCQCEGGWRGEDCSSACDEKHWGPSCSQLCRCKNGGRCDPFTGSCQCRHGYTGTLCENPCPPGTFGRGCLQQCLCGSGGTCDKETGQCRCREGFTGTLCDQPCPGGRCPHRCPCQNGGRCLGEGVCDCRPGWMGAVCTERCAEGRFGLNCSQECVCHHGGQCDPESGHCQCTAGYTGDRCSEECPVGSYGQDCKGVCDCANGARCYNIHGGCLCEPGFMGQHCRDRMCPDGMYGLHCDSHCLCHNAHTLSCHPMKGECTCHPGWAGLFCNETCPQGYYGHGCQETCLCLNGGVCDSTSGHCQCAPGYRGQHCELHCEKGYFGKNCSQPCTCKNSLSCSPIDGTCFCKEGWKGSDCSIPCSKGTWGPGCNGTCQCLNGASCDASDGTCTCTAGWQGTRCDQACPRGTYGPGCRQRCDCLHADGCHSASGHCQCLPGWTGARCTQPCPEGSWGRQCNQTCSCLNGATCLPDSGTCTCRPGYWGPQCQHICRAGMYGAQCSLECPLCAHASTPCHHITGQCVCDPGYTGPLCDQACPVGHYGKQCAGVCRCANNSTCHHQDGSCHCPPGWTGSDCSQRCPQGTYGSGCSQRCLCERACDHVTGACFCPSGYTGHFCQSKCRAGLYGPDCVHTCPCPPNASCDAHTGACVCEFGQGPDCKKEEGVSVMVPMSPVERDSWGAIAGIIVLVILVVALLALLLLYRRRQKDKQSRTPTVAFSSTRVVNSEYAVPDVPHSYHHFYSNPSYHTLSQNRPPLPHVPNNQGRSITPIKNTNNQLLCNVKNTERERLGLFGVESNATLPADWKHHEAPALKDTGAFGIDRSYSYSASLGKYYDKELSKDSCMAVSSSSLNSENPYATIKDLPIPQPRTLESSYMEMKSPVQRERSYVEIRSPPPQPTTTLRERCSLGNVTEQEPQNHYDLPVNSHIPGHYDLPPIRRPPSPSPRRLPH; encoded by the exons ATGGTGAGGTCATTGAAGAGCTATACTACCCTGCTATTTCTGGGTTCCTTACTGGACTTTGCGTGGCCCTTGAACCCTGCGGATCCCAATGTGTGCAGCCAATGGGAGAG CTACACCACCTCAATCAAGGAATCATATGCCCACCCGTTTGATCGGGTGTTTGAGGAGCCCTGTTCCGATGCTTGGAGTTTCTACAAGTGCACCCGTCACAG GATCACATACAAGACAGCATACCGACAGGCTGTAAAGATGGACTACCGCAAACGGTACCAGTGCTGCCCTGGCTATTATGAGAGTAACAACAAATGTGTCC CTCGCTGTACCAAGGAGTGTGTCCATGGGCGGTGCCAGGCCCCGGACCGCTGCCAGTGTGAGGGCGGCTGGCGTGGGGAAGACTGTTCCAGCG CTTGTGATGAGAAACACTGGGGTCCCAGCTGCAGTCAGCTCTGCAGGTGCAAGAATGGAGGCCGCTGTGATCCCTTCACTGGCTCCTGTCAGTGTCGCCACGGATATACTGGCACCCTCTGCGAGAACCCCTGTCCTCCTGGGACCTTTGGCAGAGGCTGTCTGCAACAGTGCCTGTGTGGAAGCGGGGGGACCTGCGACAAAGAGACTGGGCAATGCCGATGCAGAGAGGGGTTCACTGGAACACT ttgTGACCAGCCCTGTCCAGGTGGACGCTGTCCTCACAGGTGTCCCTGTCAGAATGGGGGCCGATGCttaggggagggggtgtgtgacTGCCGTCCTGGATGGATG GGAGCAGTGTGTACTGAGCGCTGTGCAGAGGGCAGGTTCGGGCTGAACTGCAGCCAGGAGTGTGTATGTCATCACGGGGGTCAGTGTGACCCAGAGAGTGGTCACTGCCAGTGCACTGCGGGCTACACAGGGGACAG ATGCAGTGAGGAGTGCCCGGTGGGCAGCTATGGCCAGGACTGCAAGGGTGTGTGCGACTGTGCCAACGGGGCTCGCTGCTACAACATCCACGGGGGCTGCCTGTGTGAGCCAGGGTTCATGGGGCAGCACtgcagggacaggatgtgtccAGACGGGATGTATGGCCTGCACTGTGACAGTCACTGCCTCTgccacaatgcacacacactgag CTGTCACCCTATGAAGGGGGAGTGCACGTGCCATCCAGGGTGGGCGGGGCTCTTCTGCAACGAGACCTGCCCACAGGGTTACTATGGACATGGTTGCCAAGAGACCTGCCTGTGTCTgaatgggggtgtgtgtgacagcacGAGTGGGCACTGCCAGTGTGCTCCGGGCTACCGG GGGCAGCATTGTGAGCTTCACTGTGAGAAAGGCTACTTCGGGAAAAACTGCTCACAGCCCTGCACTTGCAaaaactccctgtcctgctctcCTATCGACGGCACCTGCTTTTGCAAAGAAG GATGGAAGGGCTCGGACTGCTCCATTCCATGTTCGAAGGGAACGTGGGGCCCAGGCTGCAATGGTACGTGCCAGTGTCTCAATGGGGCATCGTGTGATGCCTCGGATGGCACTTGCACTTGCACTGCAGGATGGCAGGGTACACGCTGTGACCAAGCATGTCCG AGGGGGACCTATGGACCTGGCTGCAGGCAGAGGTGTGACTGCCTTCATGCAGACGGCTGCCACAGTGCCAGCGGGCATTGCCAGTGTCTGCCAGGCTGGACTG GTGCTCGCTGTACCCAGCCTTGCCCAGAAGGCAGCTGGGGACGGCAATGCAACCAGACCTGCTCCTGCCTGAACGGTGCCACCTGTCTGCCAGATAGTGGGACCTGTACATGTCGTCCTGGGTACTGGGGACCACAGTGCCAGCACA TTTGCAGGGCAGGAATGTATGGTGCCCAGTGCAGTTTGGAGTGCCCTCTATGTGCCCACGCTTCTACCCCCTGTCACCACAtcacaggacagtgtgtgtgtgatccagGATATACTGGACCCCTGTGTGACCAAG CATGCCCTGTGGGACACTACGGGAAGCAGTGTGCTGGGGTGTGTCGCTGTGCCAACAACTCCACATGCCACCATCAAGATGGGTCCTGCCACTGCCCCCCTGGCTGGACTGGGTCTGACTGCTCCCAGC GCTGTCCCCAAGGGACCTATGGGTCAGGCTGCAGCCAGCGTTGCCTTTGTGAAAGGGCCTGTGATCATGTGACAGGGGCATGTTTCTGCCCGTCAGGCTACACAGGCCACTTCTGTCAGTCTA AGTGCCGTGCTGGCTTGTATGGCCCAGACTGTGTCCACACCTGCCCCTGCCCACCCAATGCCAGCTGTGATGCCCATActggagcatgtgtgtgtgaatttggaCAGGGGCCTGACTGCAAAAAAG AGGAGGGCGTGAGTGTGATGGTGCCGATGTCCCCCGTGGAGCGGGACTCGTGGGGAGCGATCGCTGGCATCATCGTGCTGGTCATCTTGGTGGTGGCGCTGCTAGCCCTCTTGCTGCTCTACCGCCGGCGTCAGAAGGACAAGCAGAGCCGCACACCCACCGTGGCCTTTTCCTCCACCCGAGTGGTCAACTCCGAGTACGCTGTACCAG ATGTCCCTCACAGCTACCACCACTTCTACTCCAACCCCAGCTACCATACCCTGTCCCAGAACCGGCCCCCTCTTCCCCATGTTCCTAATAACCAGGGCCGCTCCATTACACCTATTAAG AACACCAATAATCAGCTCCTGTGTAATGTGAAGaacactgagagggagagactagGGCTGTTTGGGGTGGAGAGTAATGCCACGTTGCCTGCCGACTGGAAACACCATGAGGCACCAGCCCTTAAAGACACGG GAGCTTTTGGAATTGACCGAAGTTACAGCTACAGTGCAAGTCTGGGAAAATATTATGACAAAG AACTGAGCAAAGATTCTTGTATGGCTGTAAGCAGCAGCTCTCTGAACAGCGAAAATCCCTACGCCACTATCAAGGATCTGCCCATCCCTCAGCCACGCACGCTGGAGAGCAGCTACATGGAGATGAAGTCACCTGTCCAACGCGAGAGGTCCTACGTCGAAATCAGATCTCCGCCCCCACAGCCTACCACCACGCTCAGGG aaCGTTGTTCCTTGGGCAATGTCACAGAACAGGAGCCCCAGAATCACTATGACCTCCCTGTCAACAGCCACATCCCAGGACATTATGACCTCCCTCCCATCCGTCGCCCACCCTCCCCTTCACCCAGGCGACTGCCTCACTGA